From the genome of Oryza glaberrima chromosome 1, OglaRS2, whole genome shotgun sequence:
ACCAGTTAACTTTATAGTTTGTTACATAATGGATTGCATTTGGAGAAATGCAGTTTGCAGCCACATATATAGCTTGCATACATAGTGCAACAAAAGAAGTTTGGAGATTTTGTTTTCGCCTTGCCACTAAAGATTGATAATagtatttcatttgttttttatcATGTGCAACACAATGACAAAAAAGTGTGGTTCTATTTGGCTTagtgacaaaaacaaaaatatcaacaaaaaaaaaggagaggaggcgcCGTTTTTTTCCATGTGTGAGGGGATCGGAGAGGAGAAGAATCTGTCTCGTGGTGTCTGCCTACCTGACCAGGCAGCCGGAGACGGGGTGATGAGTGGTCAAAGTGGTCTCTACACTGAAGACGACCGGTGGGTCTCCCCTGCTTCGCATGCTTTGTGTTCGAGTTCGACCAAACCACTTCAATTGCCGGTTGCATTCTGAATGTCTGATGCGCTGCCGTCTGCGAACGCCCATCGTGTCGGTTTCAGTTTTCATCTCCCCTTTTTTGACACCCAGCAGCAAAGCTAAGCTTAGCTAGATCGCATACTGCTTGGAGCTGCAGATACTGCTGCTGCCTTTTTTGTGTTCATGCTGCCTTGCTGTCGAATTCCAATGCACGCACGTGTCAGCTACCCAGCTGTTTGATCGCTTTCCTGCGTGCGTGCAATGGACTCAAAGATGTCCACAGAAGCTTGGATGCTGCTGATCTTGCGTATATGTGTACGTAGCTAGGCTCCCATGCACACATACTTCAAGCCGGAGCAAATAAGACAGTCCAAATCGTGCCAGAAAAAAAGTGGTTGCAATGCATATGTCTGACCATATATGTTGCCATCAGGGAGATGCTGTTAGATCTGAGAAACTGGCTTGGCTGGTGAGAGTCATACGCATCTTCAATTCCCAAATGAACGAGCTGATTGGAACACCCGGTCTGAGGATGCCAAGTGGGGCAAGTGATCCCCATATTTATCATGTGATAGCAGCTGCTCCAGTCGGTCTCTTATAGCTCTGAGAAGCAAAAACAACTCACTGGTGATCCATGTCCATACGATTGAGCTAACCGAAACGTTGATCGAATCCAATTTTATTCAGCACCAGCGGATCCATTGCAAGATCATGCAAAAGGAGAAAAGTAGATATGTTTATCAGCTCCAGCAGCATATGAACAAGGTGCTAGTATGCAGATGCCCCCTGTGCGTTTGGACGCAGACAGACGCTCGCTTGCCATGTGAAATTTGCGAGCGCAAACCCGACCCTGATTATCCAACGGCAGCTTCGGAGAAGACTGATGTATCACCTTACCAACGCAATTTGCAGACCAGGCGACAGGTTCCAGGCGACTCCTTCGCCCGAGACTGACAACAGTGCAGCCAAGTCAACATCTCACAATTTAATGAGAAAATATCGAGTCGAATAATACACCTCTGCAACTAGAAACAAAACCAATATTCCTCTGAAATTGCCATGGCACCGCGTGGAGAATATATCTCATGTTCTGAAATCTGAAGGTCTTGTGTGTTTGTTCCGATTTGCTGCTCAATCTGTCCATTCACATTTGGCAGACTGGGGCTAACAACACACGACATGGTGGTACGCTACCTGACCGGCCATGCTTTTTAAGATTGGAAGCCTGAAACGAGAAGACCAGGACTCCCAAAGAAAAGAACCTTTGCAAGCACTAGGAGATGTCTGCATCCAAATGTGCAAGCAAAGGAAGCAACCAGTCTTCTTACGGATTCTCCCGAACAGTGCTAGGATTGGTTGACCATACCACTTACGACGATGGAGCCCCCCCTGAGGCTGAGCCTGCGTGGCCGGCCGGCCTTTaaatctccctccctctcctccctccttctccACCCTCCCCTTACCTACCTTGGTGGCctcctctcgctctcgctctccttctcttcctgcACCTGTTGCACCCCCAGCAACTCTCACTCACTGCCAGTGTCAAGCAAGATTATACAGCTTGGTCTCATCTCTTAATTCCAAGCTTGTTTCACCGACCTGCCAAACTCGATTGATCCATAGATAGAGAGTACTTCTGGTTGGGATCTTGAGCTTATATAGACCAGGAAGCATGCGGGGAGCCATGAAGCCGTCGATCGTGCACTGCCTCAAGCTGCTCATGCTGCTGGCGCTCGGCGGGGTCACCATGCACGTCCCCGACGAGGACGACGTGGTCGCGTCGCTCGGGGCGCTGCGCCTCGACGGCCATTTCAGCTTCGAcgacgcccacgccgccgcccgggaCTTCGGCAACCGGTGCAGCCTCCTGCCGGCGGCCGTGCTCCACCCTGGCTCGGTGTccgacgtcgccgccaccgtcaggcGCGTGTTCCAGCTGGGCAGGAGCTCGCCGCTCACCGTCGCGGCGCGCGGACACGGCCACTCGCTCCTCGGCCAGTCCCAGGCCGCCGGCGGGATCGTCGTCAAGATGgagtccctcgccgccgccgccgccgccgccgccagggcggtgcgggtgcacggcggcgcgtCGCCCCACGTGGACGCCCCGGGCGGCGAGCTCTGGATCAACGTGCTGCATGAGACGCTCAAGCACGGGCTGGCGCCCAGGTCATGGACCGACTACCTCCATCTCACAGTCGGTGGCACCTTGTCGAATGCGGGGGTCagcgggcaggcgttccggcaTGGACCGCAGGTCAGCAATGTCAACCAACTGGAGATTGTGACAGGTCTCTGACAAACCCGCCACGCACGATAAAAACATATACAGCCGCcctaatactactactacaacaaCAGCATAGGAATTAGATGACTAAATTTGTTCTTGCTATGAACTACCAAATGCAGGGAGGGGAGAAGTTGTCACCTGCTCGCACGAGGTGAACTCTGATCTCTTCTACGCTGCTCTTGGCGGCCTGGGCCAGTTTGGGATCATCACCAGGGCTCGGATTGCTCTTGAACCTGCTCCAAAGATGGTAACATCAAGCAATCAATTTTGTGTCAACTCAATGATGGAAAAACTGGCCATTATTTGATTCGTTTCATTGGTGCATGTTCACGTACTAATTAGATATACAATGACAGGTGCGGTGGATACGTGTTCTCTACTCGGACTTTGAGACCTTCACCGAGGACCAGGAGAAGCTGATCGCGTCTGAGAAGACCTTCGACTACATCGAAGGGTTTGTGATCATAAACAGGACAGGCATCCTCAACAACTGGAGGACGTCGTTCAAGCCACAGGACCCAGTGCAGGCAAGCCAGTTCCAGTCGGATGGAAGAGTGCTATACTGCCTTGAGCTGACGATGAACTTCAACCACGATGAGGCTGACATCATGGAACAGGTGAGCTGAGTTAATTATTTTCTCTTTGCATCAAGATGTTGACGTATcaggaaatatatatataggatattaGATAGCCCAGGCCGTGCAGGTGTTTTTTAATTAATGGTTGGTGTTTGTATATGTATTTACAGGAAGTTGGTGCGCTGCTATCTCGACTCAGATACATATCGTCCACTCTATTCTACACCGATGTCACATACCTGGGGTTCTTGGACAGGGTGCACACTTCTGAGCTGAAGCTGAGGGCTCAAGGCCTCTGGGAAGTCCCACACCCGTGGCTGAATCTTCTGATCCCAAGGAGCACAGTCCACAAATTTGCAAAGGAAGTCTTCGGCAAGATCCTAAAAGATAGCAACAATGGTCCCATACTGCTTTACCCAGTGAACAGAACCAAGTAAATATAACTAGCCAAATTGCAGTCCTATACTATACTATCCAGTTTCAAGTTTTGGTAACTAAAAAAAGTTTAACATGGTTGATGCAGGTGGGACAACAGAACATCAGTGGTCATACCAGATGAAGAAATTTTCTACCTGGTTGGGTTCCTATCTTCAGCACCATCATCCTCAGGTCATGGTAGTGTCGAACATGCAATGAACCTGAACAACAAAATAGTGGACTTCTGTGAAAAGAATGGTGTTGGGATGAAACAGTATCTAGCACCCTACACTACACAGAAGCAGTGGAAAGCCCACTTCGGAGCAAGGTGGGAGACATTTGAACGGAGGAAACACACGTACGATCCCCTAGCAATCCTAGCTCCAGGGCAGAGAATATTTCCAAAGGCATCACTACCTATGTCCTTGTGACAGTATATGCTGTGAAAAGGCTTTTGTAGAGCATATGTTGTACAAAAATGTAGCGAAAATATCCTTTGTAAAGACGAAATCTACGGAAGGTAGCTTAAAGAACACAGCGGGGCAACCAGTAGACTAGAACTCTAGAAGTAGTGGAAGATACCTCACAAAAGACTTCAAAGCAAAGCAGCGTGGCCTTAACTCTGGTTGCAGCTTTGGAGGCAAATGATTGGAGGATTACAGTGGTCCTAGCAACTGAAGTCCAGCTGTTGTTACAGCATAGAGAAGAGCTGTGCTACCTCAATGATCACTAAATCACTGACTAGTGTAACTCATGTTAAGTTGTTTGTGTTCAGCTAACAACACTGCAGAAGGTAGCATCAGGGTAGACCCTTGATTAGCAAATAACACAGCCTGTTGCATGTGAGTACTATCTGCATAAATGCAGCAGATTACATTAGTTTTTATGAATCGAATGTTATGTTTGCAaatgttaaagaaaaaaacagcaAAGTTTCTTATTAATCATTCGTCTCAAAGAATAAATGGGACTGAATCATTTTATAATTCCCTTGATACGATAATCACCGTATATATTCTCCATTTGAGGTAATATAATAAAGTAAGAGTGGAGCTGTGAGATTTCATAAGATGTGACACAGTTTTCATTCGGTGGGATGGCGCATCAGATAGAAAGTAGTAACATTAAGTGTGGGGTCAGAACCAATGTACAGTGCAAAATTCTTCTGACGAGGTAACAAACAGGCATATTGATAGGAAAACTGCAAACCGCAAGCAGACAATGCCATGCTCCTGCATATTATAGCAATCGAGCATGATCTGCTACAGTAACGTAATTATCATGtcagcaaaggaaaaaaaacagctcAATAATGAACTTTTTACTGGAATGTAGCCCCTTATATGTTTTAAGCCTCATAACATCCTAAGAAAACATCCTACTATTGACAGTCACACTCACACCCAACATTATCCAGACCTTCACTTTCTGTGATACTTTTGCTGTTTGAATGTGACATTGAACTTCCATAAGAATCCCTTCAAACAATATTATCAGCAGAACTGAAATCCAGACAGGTACTCACACTCGGCTAGAGATAATGTTGTATGGATAGCTCATGGAAGGTGCACAACCTAGTTAGTTTGTCCAGCTACATTTTTGGAAGGAAAAGATCAGTGTCATATGAAAGTGCACAGTTCAACTGGATTCAAAGTGGAACATAAGCAGATTACCTGCTAGTAGTACAactacagaggtaaatatagtGACAGGTAAAAGCATTTGCAACTTTGACAAATCTATGTACTGATCTAATCAATACTACAGAGTACAGAGAAGACCAGGTTTGGCTCATACCCTGGCCTGAACCGTCCTAATCAGATGCAATCTTTCAATGTAGAGCTCTGATACTACTAGCAGCAGCATCACCTGTCAATGAGTATTGCACATACTATTAGCAACATAAACATCACTGCTCTGTTCatctgaaactgaaaacatCACACTTGAGATTACAAGGAGGATCAGCTAAGGATTTCAAATCTTTTACTCATCTGATTAGACAAAGCTTGTGATCAGATAAATACTTAGGTTATGATTAGTATAATGCATGCCAATGCACTGTTGCAGAAGAACATGTTCACCATGATTCGGtgtaaatgaaaagaaaaaaaaaatgtgagacAGTTCTAATGTAACAGTTATATTCTTGATTTCTTATCGCACGCTCACATAACTGGAAGGGGCACATTAGGAGTTGAAAGAAACGTTCTTCCAGACTACACATTGAAAAAAGAGATAACCAGCTGCAGTCTCACAGTGAAACTCCAACTGTTCGATTCCATCTTATCTATCATTTATTACAGCTATCTGTAATGTGTCCCCTTCTGACAGTTGGTGATATGTCAATCACGCAAAAGGATAAGCAGACTGAAGACTAATAGCGATAAGCAGACTGAAGACTAATAGCGGGCCAGTTGCCTGAATCTGCTGTTGATTGACCTCATTTCCCCCACCAGAGAGTCTAATTAATTCAGTTTAACTTAATATCACCCCCTTCATCAGAAATGAAGATTCAGCGAAACAGAAAGCGAGAGCAAACCAAACAGCAGTCGTGCGATTGCTCAAAACCTCCTCCAATGTCCATCAGAATTCACACGCGCCACAATAATTGGAGGAAGACAATTTGATAAACCACTTGAGTTGATGAAGATCGCAAGCAAATGAGTTCAGGTGATACAGTTATCCACGACACAATCGCAGTCCAGTCCACCTATGGCTGTGATGATTATACACTTGCAACAACATCACCCGTTCGTGTGACGTGTGTACCAGGATTCATCTAATCCGTGTTCTACAATCCCGCACTTCCATACAACGCGAACAACGGGGACACGAGTGTAATTCGAAACCCCATTTCAAAAACCAaagcagaaaaaggaaaaaaaaacatgacacACGAATCGAAGCGGCAAACTTACGCGATTTGGAGAGAGGCGCGAACGGGGGAGGGAGCTTACGTtgaattggattggattggattcgGACGGAGAGGTGAgcggagaagggagggagagggagagagggggcagcgcggggaggcggcgagatGGCGAGAGGATACTTCTGGAGGAAGGCGTCGCGGAGAATAAGGCGGTGGCCCTTCCACCTCGCGCCTATTCGAGGAAGACGGCGCACGCCACGCGGTGGGGGAGTTTAATATGGGCCTCGGACTTTGGGCCGTTGTGGTCCACGCAACATGTGGTTGAGTGGGCCTCTGCTTCCTTCCTTTACCCCTCTCGGAGCTTAGTGggcttcttttgtttttttttctttctaaaaggctccgttttatttttattttttatttttaatccctGAAAGGTGGagtgcactttttttttatataagttttATTAGTATTACACTCCATTGCACGTCGTTTTGCACTCATGCTGTCATGCAAGCTAGCTACGTTGCATGCCATATGCCATAATAAAGAACAAGGCTACATGAATCCAGTGCGTTGCCAATGGAAAAGCGCATGCGAAAACATATACTACATGCTCCCCACTTGTAGTAGAAAACCAAGCTACTGAACGTAACTCGTCTCATACTCTCATTCCATTCACTTCGCCTTATTCACCTCGCCTGTGAGAATTCAGAAATCAAGAGATGGCAAATACTGTAAGACTATCATAGCATGAATGGCAGGCCAAGAAAAAACGGGATTTCTCTGCACAAGACCcagatttttatatatatgaatatagataTCAAACAATGTCCCTTTTTTACATTTGAACAAGAGGGGCTAGCTGTATCTTCATTGTCTCTCTCACTATATGGGACCTCCTTGTTGCTGTCTATTCGACGAATgtacggcggcgaggagggcagCCCCGACCCCCGACCCATCCTCCGTCACCCTCAGCGTCACGTtccgcgccacctcctcccccagGATCTCCACCAGGGCCTCGTCCAGGTACTCCCTGAACACCGGGTAACCCTGGTACAGCCCGCCCTCGATCGCCACCACCGTCCTCCTCGGCTGCCCTCTACCTCTCCCGCtcgacgccgcgccgctcccATCCCTCCCCAGCTTCTTCAGTATCCCCACGATGCCTGCAGCGGCTAGACGGGCGGCTCTGCGAGTCACAATGTCGCAGACTTTCACGACCAGCCGTCGAGTTTTCAGAGGAGCATCGGGAATCTGGAAGAGAGAATCATCAGACAACTAGATGGATGGaatggaaaaaagaaatggTGCCCGATGAAATGGCTGGAATAATTCTGAGCTAACCTTCAGATGCTCTTGAAGTATCCTTCTGACTTCGCTCAGATCTGGTGAATCGTCCTCGCGAATTGCGGCCAGAAACGGTGTGCTGGATTTGCAAAATTGAAATCAGACAACACATAGAACAACTTCTTTTTACTAATTGTGTTTATGCAGAAATACACTAGGTACGAAACAAACATCAGTAGAATTTGACATCCGGACATACCTCAAAATGAAAGGGTTGGATAGACTATCAGCAGCATCACCAAAAACATCTGATTCCTGGGCCATTCTATGAAATACCAATCTTGCAATTTCCCCAAGATACATTCCTGATATCATTTTCTCAAAGCCCTGAATCATGGTAGTACAAAGTGTTCAGTCTAAACCACAACACAAGATACCAGAATAATTGAATTTTACCCAGGTTGCTACCTGATCATTGCGATTGTGTGTTTCATCATCCAGCAAGATGTCATATGGCGTCCTTGGCAAATGTGATGACCAGAAATTCCCCCACTCCATGTTTACTACCTGATTAACGAAATGTTTTAGGGTACGCACATGGGCATCATAATTCCTTTACTCCACATAAGCTGATGAGCATTTGACAAGGAAATTGAACTGACTACAGATAAAGGAGAAAATAAGATACCATGCCTCCAGAGTTCGTTAGAAGACCCTGGCACTTGATAATTGCATCAGTGCGTTCAATGTAGCAAGCGTTGGTGCCAGACCCAATTATCACAGCAGCCACTGTGTCTTCATCATAGTAATGCCCTAGAGCTAATGTCCCCACTGTATCATTCACCTAAGTACAAAGTAGCATAAAAGAATAATCATTTAAAAGGCACTCCTcaacaaaatataataaaaatataacacAATGGCATTATACTTCATTGGGCCAAACACCAGCAGCCATCCCAAACAGAACAAGGGTATAGTATCAGGCCATGACACCAATATTATTACTGCACTACCCCTATAATCATGGCATTGTCCTCTTGATTTCAGTGAAGGTTTCTAGCAGCAAGGATTATTCTGTGTTTTGAACATAACATGCTGATAACAAGCATCTCTGAAGCTGGTCACTACCCCAAAAAAAATGCTACtacctctgttccaaaataagtgcagccatgagtttccgcgcccaacttcgatcgtccgtcttatttaaaaaatttttataattaacatttttgttgttatgagatgataaaacatgaatagtactttactcgtgacttatgtttttaatttttttaaaaaaaattcaaataagacgaacggtcaaagttgggcgcggaaaaccatggctgcacttattttgggacggaggaagtattactGATACACACATGATCAGTATATATCTGTGTACATCCGTTTTTACTTTATTGACCAGCTCTGTTCCCTTATCTAGAACACTGCTTGCACTCTACAAGCAAATTCATAACTATGAACTAAACACTGGGAAAGAAAGGCTGTCACAGCTAGACCAACCCCGACAGAAGAACTAGAGGGTCACCCTTCGGATTTTTCATTTCAAATTCCTCGATGGCAA
Proteins encoded in this window:
- the LOC127755033 gene encoding hexokinase-3, with translation MGRVGLGVAVGCAAVTCAIAAALVARRASARARWRRAVALLREFEEGCATPPARLRQVVDAMVVEMHAGLASDGGSKLKMLLTFVDALPSGSEEGVYYSIDLGGTNFRVLRVQVGAGSVIVNQKVEQQPIPEELTKGTTEGLFNFVALALKNFLEGEDDQDGKMALGFTFSFPVRQISVSSGSLIRWTKGFSIRDTVGRDVAQCLNEALANCGLNVRVTALVNDTVGTLALGHYYDEDTVAAVIIGSGTNACYIERTDAIIKCQGLLTNSGGMVVNMEWGNFWSSHLPRTPYDILLDDETHNRNDQGFEKMISGMYLGEIARLVFHRMAQESDVFGDAADSLSNPFILSTPFLAAIREDDSPDLSEVRRILQEHLKIPDAPLKTRRLVVKVCDIVTRRAARLAAAGIVGILKKLGRDGSGAASSGRGRGQPRRTVVAIEGGLYQGYPVFREYLDEALVEILGEEVARNVTLRVTEDGSGVGAALLAAVHSSNRQQQGGPI
- the LOC127755026 gene encoding cytokinin dehydrogenase 4 — encoded protein: MRGAMKPSIVHCLKLLMLLALGGVTMHVPDEDDVVASLGALRLDGHFSFDDAHAAARDFGNRCSLLPAAVLHPGSVSDVAATVRRVFQLGRSSPLTVAARGHGHSLLGQSQAAGGIVVKMESLAAAAAAAARAVRVHGGASPHVDAPGGELWINVLHETLKHGLAPRSWTDYLHLTVGGTLSNAGVSGQAFRHGPQVSNVNQLEIVTGRGEVVTCSHEVNSDLFYAALGGLGQFGIITRARIALEPAPKMVRWIRVLYSDFETFTEDQEKLIASEKTFDYIEGFVIINRTGILNNWRTSFKPQDPVQASQFQSDGRVLYCLELTMNFNHDEADIMEQEVGALLSRLRYISSTLFYTDVTYLGFLDRVHTSELKLRAQGLWEVPHPWLNLLIPRSTVHKFAKEVFGKILKDSNNGPILLYPVNRTKWDNRTSVVIPDEEIFYLVGFLSSAPSSSGHGSVEHAMNLNNKIVDFCEKNGVGMKQYLAPYTTQKQWKAHFGARWETFERRKHTYDPLAILAPGQRIFPKASLPMSL